A window of Lysobacter terrestris contains these coding sequences:
- a CDS encoding DUF2058 domain-containing protein, whose translation MSDSLRDQLLGLGFKPAPKPERPQGKKPVTPQGKPQPGRRPHEAAGKPQQRPGHKPGAKPKPRGGEGMDLAKAYAIRAQHEKDERIAAEAARQEEARKRREARAKLTELVKDKGLNVADAEIARHFPYGGKIKRVYVTAEQLKALNAGELGVLQLDGRYLLVTAELVAQAADIFPQAIALRVDPNAPAEEDPYADPQYQVPDDLVW comes from the coding sequence ATGAGCGATAGCCTCCGCGATCAGCTGCTTGGCCTCGGCTTCAAGCCGGCGCCCAAGCCCGAACGTCCCCAGGGCAAGAAGCCCGTTACGCCGCAGGGCAAGCCGCAACCGGGGCGCAGGCCCCACGAGGCGGCGGGCAAGCCGCAGCAGCGACCGGGGCACAAGCCGGGCGCCAAGCCCAAGCCGCGCGGTGGCGAAGGCATGGACCTGGCCAAGGCCTACGCCATCCGCGCCCAGCACGAGAAGGACGAACGCATCGCCGCCGAAGCGGCGAGGCAGGAAGAGGCGCGCAAGCGTCGCGAAGCGCGCGCGAAGCTCACCGAACTGGTGAAGGACAAGGGGCTCAACGTCGCCGATGCGGAGATCGCCCGGCATTTCCCCTACGGCGGCAAGATCAAGCGGGTCTATGTCACCGCCGAGCAGCTCAAGGCGCTCAACGCCGGTGAACTCGGCGTGCTGCAGCTGGATGGACGTTACCTGCTGGTGACCGCGGAGCTGGTCGCGCAGGCGGCGGACATCTTCCCGCAGGCCATCGCGCTCCGGGTCGACCCCAACGCGCCGGCCGAAGAGGATCCTTACGCCGATCCGCAGTACCAGGTGCCCGACGACCTGGTCTGGTAA
- a CDS encoding UDP-glucose dehydrogenase family protein has protein sequence MRVTIFGTGYVGLVTGTCLAEVGHDVVCVDIDAAKVDGLNNGVIPIYEPGLEPMVKANHAAGRLHFTTDAATAIQHGNTIFIAVGTPPDEDGSADLKYVLAVARTIGQNLSRPAVIVDKSTVPVGTADKVRAVIAEELAARGVQIEFDVASNPEFLKEGDAVKDCMRPDRIVIGASSPASIEQLKRLYAPFNRNHERIVAMDVRSAELTKYAANAMLATKISFMNEMANIAERVGADIEHVRHGIGSDPRIGYSFIYPGAGYGGSCFPKDVQALERTAKQYGYAAEILGAVEAVNARQKHRLFELLDAHYGGKLAGKTIAVWGLAFKPNTDDMREASSRTLLARLWDAGARVRAYDPEASHEAQRIFGERDDLLLCESARQALEGADALVVVTEWKQFRSPDFGRLEATLADKVIFDGRNLYEPREVEQAGLAYYGIGRGRSVSGKPTA, from the coding sequence ATGCGCGTCACCATCTTCGGCACCGGCTATGTCGGCCTCGTCACTGGAACCTGCCTGGCTGAAGTCGGCCACGACGTCGTCTGCGTCGATATCGATGCCGCCAAGGTGGACGGGCTCAACAACGGCGTGATCCCGATCTACGAGCCCGGCCTGGAGCCGATGGTGAAGGCCAACCACGCCGCCGGCCGTTTGCACTTCACCACCGATGCGGCGACGGCGATCCAGCACGGCAACACCATCTTCATCGCCGTGGGCACGCCGCCCGACGAGGACGGCAGCGCCGACCTCAAGTACGTGCTCGCGGTGGCCAGGACGATCGGCCAGAACCTGTCGCGCCCTGCAGTGATCGTCGACAAGTCCACCGTGCCGGTCGGTACCGCCGACAAGGTGCGTGCGGTGATCGCGGAAGAGCTGGCGGCACGCGGCGTGCAGATCGAGTTCGACGTCGCCTCCAACCCCGAATTCCTCAAGGAGGGCGATGCGGTCAAGGACTGCATGCGTCCGGACCGCATCGTGATCGGCGCCAGCAGTCCCGCGTCGATCGAACAGCTCAAGCGCCTGTACGCGCCGTTCAACCGCAACCACGAACGCATCGTGGCGATGGACGTGCGTTCCGCGGAGCTGACCAAGTACGCCGCGAATGCGATGCTCGCGACCAAGATCAGCTTCATGAACGAGATGGCGAACATCGCCGAGCGCGTCGGTGCCGATATCGAGCACGTGCGCCACGGCATCGGTTCGGATCCGCGCATCGGCTACAGCTTCATCTACCCGGGCGCGGGTTATGGCGGCTCGTGCTTCCCGAAGGACGTGCAGGCGCTGGAACGCACCGCGAAGCAGTACGGCTATGCGGCGGAGATCCTGGGCGCCGTGGAAGCCGTCAACGCGCGGCAGAAGCACCGCCTGTTCGAACTGCTCGACGCGCACTACGGCGGCAAGCTGGCCGGCAAGACCATTGCCGTGTGGGGCCTCGCGTTCAAGCCCAACACCGACGACATGCGCGAAGCCTCCAGCCGTACCTTGCTCGCCCGCTTGTGGGACGCCGGCGCCCGGGTCCGTGCCTACGATCCGGAAGCCAGCCACGAAGCGCAGCGCATCTTCGGCGAGCGCGACGACCTGCTGCTGTGCGAATCCGCGCGCCAGGCGCTGGAAGGCGCCGATGCGCTGGTCGTGGTCACCGAGTGGAAGCAGTTCCGCAGCCCGGATTTCGGTCGCCTGGAAGCGACCCTGGCCGACAAGGTGATCTTCGACGGCCGCAATCTCTACGAGCCGCGCGAAGTCGAGCAGGCGGGCCTGGCCTATTACGGCATCGGCCGTGGCCGTTCGGTCAGCGGCAAGCCGACGGCCTGA
- a CDS encoding FKBP-type peptidyl-prolyl cis-trans isomerase produces the protein MRRFPRHVSVALTSAVLAIAVTACNPPADKAKDEAAKTEESSKDAGPKIAGLPTEKEKVSYMIGMQMGKSLEQVKDEVDVDTIAKAIKASVAGEKMLMTEEQAQEIAQAFGQKMQAKQIAKMMADAKKNKEDGAKFLAENAKKPGVKTTPSGLQYQVITEGTGPKPKPSDAVKVHYKGTLLDGKTFDSSYDRGTPATFPLGAVIPGWREGLGLMPVGSKYKLWIPAAIGYGEAGTQGGPIPPNATLVFEVELLEIVKQPAK, from the coding sequence ATGCGTCGTTTCCCCCGCCACGTTTCCGTGGCCCTTACCTCGGCTGTTCTTGCCATTGCCGTTACCGCCTGCAACCCGCCTGCCGACAAGGCCAAGGACGAAGCAGCCAAGACCGAAGAATCGTCGAAGGACGCAGGCCCCAAGATCGCCGGCCTGCCGACCGAGAAGGAAAAGGTCAGCTACATGATCGGCATGCAGATGGGCAAGTCGCTCGAGCAGGTCAAGGATGAAGTCGACGTCGACACGATCGCGAAGGCCATCAAGGCCTCGGTCGCCGGCGAGAAGATGCTGATGACCGAAGAGCAGGCGCAGGAGATCGCGCAGGCGTTCGGCCAGAAGATGCAGGCCAAGCAGATCGCCAAGATGATGGCCGACGCCAAGAAGAACAAGGAAGACGGCGCCAAGTTCCTCGCCGAGAACGCGAAGAAGCCGGGCGTGAAGACCACGCCGTCGGGCCTGCAGTACCAGGTCATCACCGAAGGCACCGGCCCCAAGCCCAAGCCCAGCGACGCGGTGAAGGTGCACTACAAGGGCACGCTGCTCGACGGCAAGACGTTCGACAGCTCCTACGATCGCGGCACGCCCGCCACGTTCCCGCTCGGCGCGGTGATCCCGGGCTGGCGTGAAGGCCTCGGCCTGATGCCGGTGGGCAGCAAGTACAAGCTGTGGATTCCGGCGGCGATCGGTTACGGCGAAGCCGGCACGCAGGGCGGCCCGATTCCGCCGAACGCCACGCTGGTGTTCGAAGTCGAGCTGCTCGAGATCGTCAAGCAACCGGCGAAGTAA
- a CDS encoding YggN family protein, whose translation MNRKHIAVLLIALSPLVAQAGTVKSEVEKDLDDARQEIRTEMAQERAKLGSENLTLGDGLHFGKEDQGDAKRRHLPKGEITPRGDLLIDGKAVAIDAGQRRQLLDYRAQVIDIARTGLVAGEKAAMLAIEATDVSLFRLIVGGLSGSLERKVEATVQREIQPMVLQICRRLPQLRDSQQALAASVPEFRPYATLDRDDVENCERDIRKDMAAR comes from the coding sequence ATGAACCGCAAACACATCGCAGTCCTGCTCATTGCCCTGTCGCCACTGGTCGCCCAGGCCGGCACGGTGAAGTCCGAAGTCGAGAAGGACCTCGACGACGCCCGGCAGGAAATCCGCACGGAAATGGCGCAGGAACGCGCAAAACTGGGCAGCGAGAACCTGACCCTCGGTGACGGCCTGCATTTCGGCAAGGAAGACCAGGGTGACGCCAAGCGGCGGCACCTGCCGAAAGGCGAAATCACCCCACGCGGCGACCTGCTGATCGACGGCAAGGCGGTCGCCATCGACGCGGGGCAGCGCCGGCAACTGCTGGATTACCGCGCGCAGGTGATCGACATCGCCAGGACCGGCCTCGTTGCCGGCGAAAAGGCGGCGATGCTCGCCATCGAAGCCACCGACGTGTCGCTGTTCCGCCTGATCGTGGGCGGCCTCAGCGGCAGCCTCGAACGCAAGGTGGAGGCGACGGTGCAGCGGGAAATCCAGCCGATGGTGCTGCAGATCTGCCGTCGCCTGCCGCAATTGCGGGACTCGCAACAGGCGCTGGCCGCGAGCGTGCCCGAGTTCCGGCCCTACGCCACCCTCGACCGCGACGACGTCGAGAATTGCGAACGCGACATCCGCAAAGACATGGCGGCGCGCTGA
- a CDS encoding class II fumarate hydratase — protein MAKKTAGFRLEHDSMGELRVPADALWGAQTQRAVQNFPVSGVPMPREFIRALGLVKAAAAEVNGGFGLLGKGVSAAIRAAALDVAAGAHDAQFPIDVFQTGSGTSSNMNANEVIATLATRSGRAKVHPNDHVNLGQSSNDVIPTAIRVAAQLATVERLLPALRHLRKTIERRARPLRKVTKTGRTHLMDAMPLTFAQEFGAWAAQLESAQGRIEDALKRLRRLPIGGTAIGTGINADPRFGKAMAKALSSLSGTKFESAADKFEGLAAQDDAVELSGQLSTLAVALMKIANDLRWMNSGPLAGLGEIELPALQPGSSIMPGKVNPVIPEAAAMVCAQVMGHHTAITIAGQSGNFQLNVMLPLIAHDLLDSIRLLSSAMQLLADSAIAGLRVREDRVGEALARNPILVTALNPLIGYEKAAAIAKRAYREGRPVLDVAVEMSGLPEKQLRVLLDPVALTQGGIRGSGE, from the coding sequence ATGGCGAAGAAAACCGCAGGTTTCCGCCTCGAACACGACAGCATGGGCGAACTGCGCGTCCCCGCCGATGCGCTGTGGGGTGCGCAGACGCAACGGGCGGTGCAGAACTTCCCGGTGTCCGGCGTGCCGATGCCACGCGAGTTCATCCGCGCGCTGGGCCTGGTCAAGGCCGCCGCGGCCGAGGTCAACGGCGGCTTCGGCCTGCTGGGCAAGGGCGTATCCGCCGCCATCCGCGCCGCGGCGCTGGACGTCGCCGCGGGCGCGCACGATGCCCAGTTCCCGATCGACGTGTTCCAGACCGGCTCGGGCACGTCGAGCAACATGAATGCCAACGAGGTGATCGCGACGCTGGCCACGCGTTCCGGACGCGCGAAAGTGCACCCGAACGACCACGTCAACCTCGGCCAGAGCTCCAACGACGTCATCCCGACCGCGATCCGCGTGGCCGCGCAATTGGCCACCGTGGAACGCCTGCTGCCGGCGCTGCGGCACCTGCGCAAGACCATCGAGCGCCGGGCCCGCCCGCTGCGCAAGGTGACCAAGACCGGGCGCACGCACCTGATGGATGCGATGCCGCTGACCTTCGCACAGGAATTCGGTGCCTGGGCCGCGCAGCTGGAGTCCGCGCAGGGCCGCATCGAGGATGCGCTGAAGCGGCTGCGCCGCCTGCCGATCGGCGGCACCGCCATCGGCACCGGGATCAATGCCGATCCGCGCTTCGGCAAGGCGATGGCGAAGGCGCTGTCGTCGCTGTCCGGCACGAAGTTCGAATCCGCCGCCGACAAGTTCGAGGGCCTGGCCGCGCAGGACGACGCGGTCGAACTGTCCGGCCAGCTCAGCACGTTGGCCGTGGCGCTGATGAAGATCGCCAACGACCTGCGCTGGATGAATTCCGGGCCGCTGGCGGGGCTGGGCGAGATCGAATTGCCGGCGCTGCAGCCGGGCAGCTCGATCATGCCCGGCAAGGTCAATCCGGTGATTCCCGAAGCGGCGGCGATGGTGTGCGCGCAGGTGATGGGGCACCACACCGCGATCACGATCGCCGGTCAGAGCGGCAACTTCCAGCTCAACGTGATGCTGCCGCTGATCGCCCACGACCTGCTGGATTCGATCCGGCTGCTGTCCAGCGCCATGCAGCTGCTGGCCGATTCGGCCATCGCCGGCCTGCGCGTGCGCGAGGACCGCGTGGGCGAGGCGCTGGCGCGCAATCCGATCCTGGTGACGGCGCTCAATCCGCTGATCGGCTACGAGAAGGCCGCGGCGATCGCCAAGCGCGCCTACCGCGAGGGCCGGCCGGTACTGGACGTCGCCGTCGAAATGAGCGGGTTGCCGGAGAAACAACTGCGCGTGCTGCTGGATCCGGTCGCGCTGACGCAGGGCGGAATCCGCGGCTCCGGCGAATAG
- the bamE gene encoding outer membrane protein assembly factor BamE domain-containing protein produces the protein MKQFIAVLALSLALSSPASAGLFSIKDGTQVSQEQFDSFAVGKTRKADVTEALGHPQRREQLGDNQVWYYDFSKLSYGRAIEEATVFEFNKSGVLVEKYRTGNGNDDKDGKSGKDKAAK, from the coding sequence ATGAAGCAATTCATCGCAGTGCTCGCGCTCTCGCTGGCGCTCTCCTCCCCGGCCAGCGCCGGCCTGTTCTCGATCAAGGACGGCACGCAGGTCAGCCAGGAACAGTTCGACAGCTTCGCCGTCGGCAAGACCAGGAAGGCCGACGTGACCGAAGCCCTCGGCCATCCGCAACGGCGCGAACAGCTCGGCGACAACCAGGTCTGGTACTACGACTTCAGCAAGCTCTCGTATGGCCGCGCCATCGAGGAAGCCACGGTGTTCGAATTCAACAAGTCCGGCGTGCTGGTCGAGAAGTACCGCACCGGCAATGGCAATGACGACAAGGACGGCAAGAGCGGCAAGGACAAGGCCGCGAAGTAA
- a CDS encoding ABC transporter ATP-binding protein: MNAVASDSRPVVSARGLRKQYKNKLALDGTTFEIPTGRIIGLIGPNGAGKTTALKALLGLIPFEGELSVLGRDPRTQRDDLMRDVCFIADVAVLPRWIKVKEAIEFVAGVHPRFDRAKCERFLAHTQLKPELRVRELSKGMIVQLHLALVMAIDAKLLVLDEPTLGLDILYRKQFYQRLLEDYFDEEKTIIVTTHQVEEIEHILTDVMFIRDGKIVIDASMETLGERYVELLVNGDKTDEARSLKPIDERALPFGKVVMLFDGIEPGRLASLGETRTPGLADLFVATMKGTYA, from the coding sequence ATGAACGCCGTCGCCTCCGACAGCCGCCCCGTGGTCAGCGCCCGCGGCCTGCGCAAGCAGTACAAGAACAAGCTGGCGCTCGACGGCACCACCTTCGAGATCCCGACCGGGCGCATCATCGGCCTGATCGGCCCCAACGGCGCCGGCAAGACCACCGCGCTCAAGGCCCTGCTCGGCCTGATCCCGTTCGAGGGCGAGCTCTCCGTCCTCGGCCGCGATCCGCGCACCCAGCGCGACGACCTGATGCGTGATGTCTGCTTCATCGCCGACGTGGCCGTGCTGCCGCGCTGGATCAAGGTGAAGGAAGCCATCGAATTCGTCGCCGGCGTGCACCCGCGCTTCGACCGCGCCAAGTGCGAACGCTTCCTCGCCCACACCCAGCTCAAGCCCGAGCTGCGCGTGCGCGAACTGTCCAAGGGCATGATCGTGCAGCTGCACCTGGCCCTGGTGATGGCGATCGACGCCAAGCTGCTGGTGCTGGACGAGCCCACGCTCGGCCTGGACATCCTCTACCGCAAGCAGTTCTACCAGCGCCTGCTGGAGGACTACTTCGACGAGGAGAAGACGATCATCGTCACCACCCACCAGGTCGAGGAGATCGAACACATCCTCACCGACGTGATGTTCATCCGCGACGGCAAGATCGTCATCGACGCGTCGATGGAAACGCTCGGCGAACGCTACGTCGAACTGCTGGTCAACGGCGACAAGACCGACGAAGCCCGCAGCCTCAAGCCGATCGACGAACGCGCCCTGCCGTTCGGCAAGGTCGTGATGCTGTTCGACGGCATCGAACCGGGCCGCCTGGCCTCCCTGGGCGAAACCCGCACGCCGGGCCTGGCCGACCTGTTCGTCGCCACCATGAAGGGGACCTACGCATGA
- a CDS encoding acyltransferase family protein, with the protein MAVRASRRAFVTLADAVERRADNYLALRHLAALLVIYGHSYALSRNPDRAIDLVERLMPGFYAGSFAVYLFFAISGFLISLSLLRNPGVLRYVRNRLARVFPAYWISLLVCVFAFGLAYTTLSTGEYLRSAGTWAFVADNWLPITFTWHLPGVFDGNPLPKVVNGALWSLGLEVRWYAYFALLAALTVVRRRWLFTLLALALVLFGAWEWWTGKPDANHYRALSQTYLIAALCAHWRDRIPVAHWLMAAFVLLMALAHGSRWFGPATVAAAIYFTFWAAYALPALRWPEHRDYSYGLFLYGFPVQQALIASFPQIPPLALFPAATAGALVLAALSWHLVELPALQWKRRLQPQLAAAT; encoded by the coding sequence ATGGCAGTGCGGGCAAGCAGGCGGGCTTTCGTTACCCTGGCGGACGCCGTCGAGCGGCGCGCCGACAACTACCTGGCGTTACGGCACCTCGCCGCGCTCCTGGTCATTTACGGCCACAGTTATGCGCTGAGCCGCAACCCGGATCGCGCGATCGACCTGGTCGAGCGGCTGATGCCCGGCTTCTACGCCGGCAGTTTCGCGGTCTATCTGTTCTTCGCGATCAGCGGCTTCCTGATCAGCCTGAGCCTGCTGCGCAACCCGGGCGTGCTGCGTTACGTCCGCAACCGGCTGGCGCGCGTGTTTCCGGCGTACTGGATCAGCCTGCTCGTGTGCGTGTTCGCGTTCGGACTGGCGTACACGACGCTGTCCACGGGCGAGTACCTGCGCTCGGCCGGGACCTGGGCGTTCGTGGCGGACAACTGGCTTCCGATCACGTTCACCTGGCACCTGCCCGGCGTGTTCGATGGCAACCCGCTGCCCAAGGTCGTGAACGGCGCGCTCTGGTCGCTGGGCCTGGAAGTGCGCTGGTACGCCTACTTCGCCCTGCTCGCCGCGCTGACCGTCGTACGGCGGCGCTGGCTGTTCACGCTGCTGGCGCTGGCCCTGGTGCTGTTCGGGGCCTGGGAATGGTGGACCGGCAAGCCGGACGCCAACCACTACCGCGCCCTGTCCCAGACCTACCTGATCGCCGCGCTGTGTGCGCATTGGCGGGATCGCATTCCGGTCGCGCACTGGCTGATGGCCGCATTCGTGCTGCTGATGGCGTTGGCGCACGGCAGCCGCTGGTTCGGTCCCGCCACCGTGGCCGCCGCGATCTACTTCACGTTCTGGGCGGCCTATGCGTTGCCGGCACTGCGCTGGCCGGAACACCGCGACTACTCCTATGGCCTGTTCCTCTACGGATTCCCGGTGCAGCAGGCGCTGATTGCCTCGTTCCCGCAGATCCCGCCGCTGGCGCTGTTTCCGGCGGCGACCGCCGGCGCACTGGTGCTTGCCGCCTTGTCATGGCACCTGGTGGAGCTGCCGGCCCTGCAGTGGAAGCGGCGGCTGCAACCGCAGCTGGCGGCGGCAACGTAA
- a CDS encoding GntR family transcriptional regulator, translated as MTAIQWSDSAPIYRQLKERVIAMMLDGLLKPGDALPSVRQVAAEYQLNPITVSRAYQELADEALVEKRRGLGMYVTEEAARKLLFNERERFLREEWPQVVERIKRLGLKIDELLAADGKDGVQ; from the coding sequence ATGACCGCAATCCAATGGAGCGACAGCGCTCCCATCTACCGCCAGCTGAAGGAGCGGGTCATCGCAATGATGCTCGATGGCCTGCTCAAGCCCGGCGATGCCCTGCCCTCCGTAAGGCAGGTCGCCGCCGAGTATCAGCTCAATCCAATCACCGTCTCGCGCGCCTATCAGGAACTGGCGGACGAGGCACTCGTCGAGAAACGCAGGGGCCTGGGCATGTACGTCACAGAAGAAGCTGCAAGGAAGTTGCTGTTCAATGAACGTGAGCGTTTCCTGCGCGAAGAATGGCCCCAGGTCGTCGAGCGCATCAAGCGCCTGGGCCTGAAGATCGATGAACTGCTCGCCGCCGACGGCAAGGACGGTGTGCAATGA
- a CDS encoding YggN family protein produces the protein MNTIRTFACTALLASLAACGGNDRSASSASTPSTPSATTAPSSTLGRIVEENMAEARKKLATENLSLNGKVLINTGKDGDTAIFGKDDGTLPKAEISPKGDLLIEGKTVATTPEQRAMLLQYRQHVIAVAEGGMEIGVQGADLAAKALGEAAKGLFSGKSEEEITQSIEAEAAGIKAAAAKLCERLPPMMEAQQKLAASLPEFKPYATMTKDDIDDCMKNSEGDGKHAAGLRSEVREEVRNAVRESVREEVRQVVRNDGAQEPDAKPAH, from the coding sequence ATGAACACAATCCGCACCTTCGCCTGCACCGCGCTGCTTGCATCGCTGGCCGCCTGCGGCGGCAACGACCGCAGCGCTTCGTCCGCGTCGACGCCGTCGACGCCCTCCGCCACCACCGCGCCCAGCAGCACGCTGGGTCGGATCGTGGAAGAGAACATGGCAGAAGCGCGCAAGAAGCTCGCCACCGAGAACCTCAGCCTCAACGGCAAGGTCCTGATCAACACCGGCAAGGACGGCGACACCGCCATCTTCGGCAAGGATGACGGCACGCTCCCGAAGGCGGAAATCTCCCCCAAGGGCGACCTGCTGATCGAAGGCAAGACCGTGGCGACCACGCCGGAGCAGCGCGCGATGCTGCTGCAGTACCGCCAGCACGTCATCGCCGTCGCCGAAGGCGGCATGGAGATCGGCGTCCAGGGCGCCGACCTCGCCGCCAAGGCACTGGGCGAAGCCGCCAAGGGCCTGTTCTCCGGCAAGTCCGAGGAAGAGATCACGCAGAGCATCGAAGCCGAAGCCGCCGGCATCAAGGCCGCCGCGGCCAAGCTGTGCGAGCGCCTGCCGCCGATGATGGAAGCGCAGCAGAAACTCGCCGCGTCGCTGCCCGAGTTCAAGCCCTACGCGACGATGACCAAGGACGACATCGACGACTGCATGAAGAACAGCGAAGGCGACGGCAAGCACGCCGCCGGGCTGCGTTCGGAAGTCCGCGAGGAAGTCCGCAACGCCGTGCGCGAATCGGTACGCGAGGAAGTGCGCCAGGTCGTCCGCAACGACGGCGCGCAGGAACCCGACGCCAAGCCGGCGCATTGA
- a CDS encoding FKBP-type peptidyl-prolyl cis-trans isomerase N-terminal domain-containing protein translates to MKPFMRGVAALLTTAAVLFGSTASAAAAQDKTVLTTDRDKASYMIGTDIGHSIAPVGPDLDMTAFEKAIRNAFAGGKPLLTPEDAKTTTQALMARIGARNNPPAPGAKTPEVARDKVGLLVGTDVGRSLAKIQEEIDMPVFLQAVRTTLAGGTALLSDAELDAVRQVFSKNVQVKLEAKAAAAAQANKAAGAAFLAKNKTVKGVFTTPSGIQYMVLRQGAGPRPRVDDRVSVNYHGTLLDGSVFDSSYERGGQPVQFRLGEVIAGWTEGLQLMPVGAKYRFWIPGELAYGDKGTPDGRIGPNSTLVFDVELLAIPQQ, encoded by the coding sequence ATGAAGCCCTTCATGCGCGGCGTCGCTGCGTTGTTGACCACCGCGGCCGTGCTCTTCGGCAGCACTGCTTCCGCCGCCGCTGCCCAGGACAAGACCGTGCTGACGACCGATCGCGACAAGGCCAGCTACATGATCGGCACCGACATCGGTCATTCGATCGCGCCCGTGGGGCCGGACCTGGACATGACGGCGTTCGAGAAGGCCATCCGCAATGCCTTCGCCGGTGGCAAGCCGCTGCTGACGCCGGAAGACGCGAAGACCACGACCCAGGCGCTGATGGCGCGGATCGGCGCACGCAACAATCCGCCTGCGCCTGGCGCGAAGACGCCTGAAGTGGCGCGCGACAAGGTCGGCCTCCTCGTCGGTACCGACGTCGGCCGTTCGCTGGCGAAGATCCAGGAAGAGATCGACATGCCGGTGTTCCTGCAGGCGGTGCGCACGACGCTCGCCGGCGGCACGGCCTTGCTGAGCGACGCCGAGCTGGACGCCGTCCGCCAGGTGTTCTCGAAGAACGTGCAGGTGAAGCTGGAGGCCAAGGCCGCCGCTGCCGCGCAGGCGAACAAGGCCGCGGGCGCGGCATTCCTCGCCAAGAACAAGACGGTGAAGGGCGTGTTCACCACGCCGTCGGGCATCCAGTACATGGTGCTGCGCCAGGGCGCGGGCCCGCGTCCGCGCGTCGACGACCGCGTCAGCGTCAACTACCACGGCACCTTGCTGGACGGCAGCGTGTTCGACAGCTCCTACGAGCGCGGCGGCCAGCCCGTCCAGTTCCGCCTGGGCGAGGTGATCGCCGGCTGGACCGAGGGCCTGCAGCTGATGCCGGTGGGTGCGAAGTACCGCTTCTGGATCCCCGGCGAGCTGGCCTACGGCGACAAGGGAACTCCGGACGGTCGCATCGGTCCCAATTCGACGCTGGTTTTCGATGTCGAACTGCTGGCGATTCCGCAACAGTAA
- a CDS encoding SlyX family protein, protein MTPEEFQQRLVDLEMRVAFQEQALIELSDALAAARDGEARTALLLHRALEELKTIRSTLSAAPVTGDASLEPPPPHY, encoded by the coding sequence ATGACTCCTGAAGAATTCCAGCAGCGCCTGGTTGACCTGGAAATGCGCGTCGCCTTCCAGGAACAGGCGCTGATCGAGCTCAGCGACGCCCTGGCCGCCGCGCGTGATGGAGAGGCACGCACCGCGCTGCTGCTGCATCGCGCGCTGGAAGAACTGAAGACCATCCGCAGTACGCTTTCCGCGGCCCCGGTGACCGGCGATGCGTCGCTGGAACCGCCGCCGCCGCATTATTGA
- a CDS encoding ABC transporter permease codes for MNAIADNRLHAAVAAPHATHKLKLLLRREFWEHRGGLLWAPVITGGIATVFALLAAIAGTVMGRRHGVHLDNHEDAQEVAKVIGAIGDGALLGGIGLAMMVLAFVVFFYSLGSLYDDRRDRSILFWKSMPVSDTQVVLSKAAWALVLAPLLALGIGVLIGLALWLITALTTTVNGVPGAGGIIVNSHPFRIIGQILLALPVQMLWSLPAVGWLMLCSAWSRRVPFLWAVMVPILACAMLSFMDIFPGVEIPHDKLWYTVVYRGLLSVAPGSWIPTISDHIPEMNGPDDLSHVLNLGMSWQVLGHADVWIGAVLGVAMIYGAIRLRRWRDDN; via the coding sequence ATGAATGCCATCGCAGACAACCGCCTCCACGCAGCCGTGGCGGCGCCCCACGCCACCCACAAACTGAAGCTGCTGCTCCGCCGCGAGTTCTGGGAACACCGGGGCGGCCTGCTGTGGGCCCCGGTCATCACCGGCGGCATCGCCACGGTGTTCGCGCTGCTGGCCGCCATCGCCGGGACCGTGATGGGCCGCAGGCACGGCGTGCACCTCGACAACCACGAGGACGCCCAGGAAGTCGCCAAGGTCATCGGCGCCATCGGCGACGGCGCCCTGCTCGGCGGCATCGGCCTGGCCATGATGGTGCTGGCCTTCGTGGTGTTCTTCTACTCGCTCGGCTCGCTCTACGACGATCGCCGCGACCGCAGCATCCTGTTCTGGAAGTCGATGCCGGTTTCCGACACGCAGGTGGTGCTGTCGAAGGCCGCCTGGGCGCTGGTCCTGGCTCCGTTGCTCGCCCTGGGCATCGGCGTGCTGATCGGCCTGGCGTTGTGGCTGATCACCGCGCTGACCACGACGGTCAACGGCGTGCCGGGCGCGGGCGGAATCATCGTCAACTCGCATCCGTTCCGCATCATCGGCCAGATCCTGCTCGCATTGCCGGTGCAGATGCTGTGGTCGCTGCCCGCGGTGGGTTGGCTGATGCTGTGCTCGGCCTGGTCGCGCCGCGTGCCCTTCCTGTGGGCGGTGATGGTGCCGATCCTGGCCTGCGCGATGCTGAGCTTCATGGACATCTTCCCGGGCGTGGAAATCCCGCACGACAAGCTCTGGTACACGGTGGTCTATCGCGGCCTGCTGAGCGTCGCCCCGGGCAGCTGGATCCCGACGATCAGCGACCACATCCCCGAAATGAACGGCCCGGATGACCTGTCGCACGTACTGAACCTGGGCATGAGCTGGCAGGTGCTGGGCCATGCCGACGTCTGGATCGGCGCGGTGCTGGGCGTGGCGATGATCTACGGCGCGATCCGCCTGCGCCGCTGGCGCGACGACAACTGA